A window of Aminivibrio sp. contains these coding sequences:
- the neuC gene encoding UDP-N-acetylglucosamine 2-epimerase, whose product MARKIAVITATRAEYGLLSPLMKKILDDPDLELQIIVTGAHLSPEFGLTWKEIEGDGFPIHKRVEMLLSGDSPVAVTKSLGLGIIGFADALDELKPDILVILGDRYEMLGAAAAAVLAGIPVAHIHGGEITLGAYDDAFRHAITKMSSLHFVAHEDYRRRVIQMGEVPDSVFVVGPACLDGIRETELPTGNELEQHLGIHLSSPLFVVTYHPETRSPLPAEEQIKRLLSALDRFPSATMVFTGANADTDGRVINERMLEFCRLAPEKRAFVQSLGRKRYWGMLSIADAIIGNSSSGITEAPFFGVPVVNIGARQQGRIRGDLVIDCPCEVEGLELAIQKVLTCGRRSFKRKLASFRPAKSICAHLKNASFEKVKRFYDIQWTE is encoded by the coding sequence ATGGCCCGGAAAATCGCCGTCATAACCGCCACAAGGGCGGAATACGGTTTGCTCAGCCCGCTGATGAAGAAGATTCTGGACGATCCGGACCTGGAGCTGCAGATCATCGTCACCGGAGCGCACCTGTCGCCCGAGTTCGGCCTGACGTGGAAGGAGATCGAGGGGGACGGCTTTCCCATCCACAAACGGGTGGAGATGTTGCTCTCCGGCGATTCACCCGTTGCGGTGACCAAGTCCCTCGGCCTCGGCATCATTGGTTTTGCCGACGCTCTCGATGAATTGAAGCCGGATATTCTGGTCATTCTGGGTGACCGGTACGAGATGCTCGGTGCCGCTGCTGCAGCAGTTCTTGCGGGGATACCCGTCGCCCACATACACGGCGGCGAGATCACCCTCGGCGCCTACGACGACGCCTTCCGTCACGCCATCACCAAGATGAGTTCTCTCCACTTCGTAGCTCATGAAGATTACCGGCGGCGTGTGATCCAGATGGGGGAGGTTCCCGATTCGGTCTTCGTCGTCGGCCCGGCGTGCCTCGACGGGATCAGGGAGACGGAACTGCCGACCGGGAATGAACTGGAGCAGCATCTCGGCATTCACCTTTCATCACCCCTCTTCGTCGTAACCTATCACCCTGAAACCCGCTCACCTTTGCCTGCAGAAGAGCAGATCAAACGCCTCCTCTCGGCTCTGGACCGCTTCCCGTCAGCGACAATGGTCTTCACCGGGGCCAATGCCGACACGGACGGCCGGGTTATCAACGAGCGGATGCTCGAATTCTGCAGGCTCGCTCCGGAAAAACGGGCCTTTGTCCAGTCACTGGGGAGGAAACGGTATTGGGGTATGCTTTCGATAGCAGACGCAATTATCGGCAATTCCTCCAGCGGAATTACGGAAGCTCCTTTCTTTGGTGTTCCGGTAGTGAATATCGGAGCCAGACAACAGGGACGAATAAGGGGCGACCTTGTTATTGACTGCCCTTGTGAAGTTGAGGGGCTGGAGCTTGCGATACAAAAGGTGCTGACCTGCGGCAGGCGGTCCTTTAAAAGGAAATTAGCTTCTTTTCGTCCTGCAAAATCAATATGTGCTCATCTTAAGAACGCCTCATTTGAAAAAGTAAAACGTTTTTATGATATCCAATGGACGGAGTGA
- a CDS encoding aminotransferase class I/II-fold pyridoxal phosphate-dependent enzyme, producing the protein MFLLLDAPNLGGEEKAKLMECVDSTYVSTAGPFVPEFEQRFARYLGTEDCVSVQSGTAALHIALAEAGVGPGDEVIVPALSFAASVNPVLYTGATPVLVDVDPETWTLDPGLTEAAVTPRTRAILPVHLYGNLCDMDKLGRIAEERGLVIIEDATESLGGTWKGKPSGTLGNFGCFSFNGNKLITTGGGGMVVARDRERINHIRFLVNQARDASKGYFHPEMGYNYRMTNLEAALGLAQMERIDLFLEKKRTFARIYREVLAGLPEVEFQKELPGAQSAWWLPSFTFSGGGVPELQEKLREKGVPTRRLFSPLHTYPYLKDFCRFSYPQAERIFEEGINLPASTVNDEESTLRAAESIRDAVLSMRR; encoded by the coding sequence ATGTTCCTGCTTCTTGATGCACCGAATCTCGGAGGGGAGGAAAAGGCGAAGCTCATGGAGTGCGTGGATTCCACCTATGTTTCCACCGCAGGCCCCTTCGTGCCTGAGTTCGAGCAGCGGTTCGCCCGGTACCTCGGGACGGAGGACTGTGTGTCGGTCCAGAGCGGTACAGCAGCCCTTCACATCGCCCTCGCCGAGGCCGGGGTGGGACCGGGGGACGAGGTCATCGTGCCCGCCCTTTCCTTTGCCGCATCGGTCAACCCGGTCCTGTACACCGGGGCAACTCCTGTGCTTGTTGACGTCGACCCCGAAACCTGGACCCTTGACCCCGGACTGACGGAAGCGGCCGTTACGCCCAGAACCCGGGCGATTCTGCCCGTTCATCTCTACGGCAACCTCTGCGACATGGACAAACTGGGAAGGATTGCGGAAGAACGGGGGCTCGTCATCATAGAAGACGCCACCGAGAGCCTGGGAGGAACGTGGAAAGGCAAACCCTCCGGAACCCTGGGGAATTTCGGCTGCTTCAGCTTCAACGGAAACAAGCTTATCACTACCGGCGGGGGAGGCATGGTCGTTGCCCGTGACAGGGAGCGGATCAACCATATCCGCTTTCTCGTCAACCAGGCACGGGATGCGTCAAAGGGATATTTCCACCCTGAAATGGGGTACAACTACCGCATGACGAACCTCGAGGCCGCCCTCGGCCTCGCCCAGATGGAGCGCATCGACCTTTTTCTGGAAAAAAAGCGGACCTTTGCCCGGATCTACCGGGAAGTCCTTGCCGGCCTTCCGGAGGTGGAATTCCAGAAAGAGCTTCCGGGGGCACAGAGCGCATGGTGGCTTCCGTCATTCACCTTTTCCGGCGGTGGAGTTCCGGAACTCCAGGAAAAACTTCGGGAAAAAGGCGTGCCCACCCGGAGGCTCTTTTCTCCTTTGCACACATACCCATACCTGAAAGACTTCTGCAGATTTTCCTATCCTCAGGCCGAGCGTATCTTCGAGGAGGGCATCAATCTTCCCGCTTCCACGGTCAACGACGAAGAATCCACCCTTCGTGCGGCGGAGAGTATCCGTGATGCCGTCCTTTCCATGAGAAGGTGA